Proteins encoded together in one Carassius auratus strain Wakin chromosome 32, ASM336829v1, whole genome shotgun sequence window:
- the LOC113052240 gene encoding sorting nexin-15-like, with protein sequence MSRKTKKEEYHRFFTVTDPRTHEKGHTEYNVTARFVSKTQPANVKEVVVWKRYSELKKLHGELAYTHRNLFRRLEEFPPFPRAQVFGRFDEAVIEERRKAAEAMLLFTTNIPALYNSPQLKEFFRGGDVRRPMETAAISPSLPPPLIPLPERNAELSAEEETGREDPIQAQELESSQRLTDLTQPEMAVEALSDMESSPTRETQTEIQGLTETEKETDMTTHKTNGTDQYAAASDTTNSVSLGIPGSPLDQSEEFDSLFDLGLDDHSDKAPPPLSDTDLAIFDPCAKEDHPYGSPSHAELLSVPLTAPDGTESAGDVSYVYQANEELSAAKEREREGEYSTAVQRYRTAVDIFMKGVHGDVDLKRREAVKRKIAEILEHAERLLSIQTPTHEHNT encoded by the exons ATGTCTCGAAAAACCAAAAAAGAGGAATATCACCGCTTCTTCACTGTGACAGATCCACGCACACACGAGAAAGGACACACGGAATATAACGTGACAGCAAGG TTTGTATCAAAGACACAGCCGGCGAATGTTAAAGAG GTTGTGGTGTGGAAGAGGTACTCAGAGCTGAAAAAATTACATGGAGAGCTAGCGTACACTCATAGGAACCTGTTCAGACGACTAGAGGAGTTTCCCCCTTTTCCACGAGCACAGGTTTTTG GGCGTTTTGATGAGGCTGTGATTGAAGAGAGGAGGAAAGCAGCTGAGGCCATGCTGCTCTTCACTACAAATATTCCTGCTCTGTACAACAGCCCTCAACTCAAAGAGTTCTTCAGG GGAGGAGACGTGAGAAGACCAATGGAGACAGCTGCCATTTCTCCATCTCTTCCGCCGCCTCTCATTCCCCTTCCTGAGAGGAACGCTGAGCTGTCCGCTGAAGAGGAGACAGGGAGAGAGGATCCTATCCAGGCCCAGGAGCTGGAGTCCAGCCAAAGACTGACCGATCTAACCCAACCTGAAATGGCTGTTGAGGCTCTCAGTGACATGGAAAGCAGCCCCACACgagaaacacaaacagaaatacaaggactgacagaaacagagaaagagactgacatgACAACACATAAGACTAATGGCACAGACCAATACGCTGCTGCTTCAGACACTACAAACT CTGTCTCACTTGGAATTCCCGGCTCTCCACTCGACCAATCAGAAGAGTTTGATTCACTGTTTGACTTAGGATTGGATGATCATTCAGACAAGGCCCCGCCTCCGCTTTCAGATACAGACCTCGCTATTTTTGACCCATGTGCCAAAGAAG ATCATCCGTATGGATCACCCAGCCACGCTGAACTCCTGTCCGTTCCTCTAACCGCTCCAGATGGGACTGAGTCTGCTGGAGATGTGAGCTACGTGTACCAGGCCAACGAAGAGCTGAGTGCTGCCAAGGAACGAGAGCGAGAGGGCGAATACAGTACAGCAGTACAACGATACAGGACGGCTGTTGATATATTTATGAAAGGAGTGCACG GAGATGTAGATTTGAAGAGGAGAGAAGCAGTGAAGAGGAAGATTGCTGAAATCCTAGAGCATGCGGAGAGACTTCTCTCCATACAGACTCCCACTCACGAGCACAATACATAG